The Salvia splendens isolate huo1 chromosome 20, SspV2, whole genome shotgun sequence nucleotide sequence AATATATTCCAATCTTTAGTGATTTTAACAAATTCATCTCCAATTGTTTTTTGAGATAATTGTttccaattaataaattaaaattaaatgttaGGTACTAGCCATggtattgaatttaatttttggaGCAATATATTACTCCACTTCATACGGATTTACGTCTCATGTTTTTTTACATGTATTTAAATATATGtcgcatttcacttttattattttttataattagacACAACATTCTAtactaatttttttgtttttaacttTTTTGCTCAATTTTCTTTGTATATGTTAACTCCGTGTTGAGTCAAAGTTAGAGAAGTGGTCGCGGATGAAGAGAGTATGTTTTAATGGACTCAAAAGATCTGAATGAAATTGATATAGTATTTAGTAATAAATGTTGTGATAAAACTAATTACTTACAATGAATCTGGTAGTATTGTTAAAATCGTTAAAAAgtctaaattaaattaattatcaaccttatttttttgggattaGGATGTTCAATTTGAGGGGAAACTTGCGAGGGACGGTGTTTGGGGAAATTATTTGTGAAGCATTTATTGTGCTTTGAATATGAATTTATTAGTGAGTAAATATAGCTTCCGGAATTTATTTCTCAAAGGGAAGACTAATTGAGTATATTGATAAAGAAAAACAGAGGTTcacaattattaattaattatcatcagaaaataaattggaaatttattgtaaattagtACTATTCCATCTATCCCAACTAGGTCGAATTGTTTTCATTATGGGAGTGAGTATTATATTGTCATTTTGGTTTGTCATAACTTCAAATTCtcactacttttttttattagtaactAAATGATACGTATGATACATACATCATCATGAAAATCTGTTAGGTGAAATCAGTGATGGGAAATAGTACTAGTAAACTGCCTTATTTATCAATAGTTTCTTTTTTgaagtaattaaaattttaaaactataGTTTTTAGACAAGGTTGAAtggatattttgaatatttgaatGAACATTGCGAGGGAATGTATATGGAGACTTTGGATCTGTGGAATATGGCGTGTAACGCTTTTTGTTTGAATTCAAACTGTATGGATACGAAAAATACTCATACAGTCATACTAGTGTCTAATTTGTACAAAAAATATTACTTCAACAACATTTGAAATTGATCAATATAAAATGACTTTGATTTTGATAACCAAACTGTAGGACTAAATTTGAATCATCAAAAGGAAAACTGAAGCAATTAGGAGAAGTGACTAACCAAGCAAGTTTTACACTGTACAAAGCTCCTTAGTAGTAATTGAGTAATTACTCCACTTTTTATGCTGCGTTTTTACCTGAaggatcttcttcttcttctgcaaCCATCCATGGCTGTTTCGGGCCCTGACAACAGAAAAACCGAAACGAGGGAAACAGTTGGAGTAAGTATGTCAAGACAACTGACCAAAATTTAATAGCCAATAATAGAAGCCAGTCTATAATATCAAGTTTGCCAGTTGTCCCAGTATgtcaaaaggcctcaaactaattagggttggacaggaattatatacaccttccaacttccctcagatttccgatgtgggataggtttgtCCTCAACAGTCTTCAAATACAACACATATTTACGATTGCCTTTCGGATTGACTATACATTAACATAACACAACTTTTACCTTTCCTTGCCGTATAATTTGAGGTGAACTCCCAGTCATGTCCACAACAGTAGACGGCTCAGCTAGTCTAGTCCCAGCAGCAACAACAAAATCAAGTCCCTAGATCATgcaaaatatcattattttgcAATTAACTGTGCGTATTATACCATACCCAGAAAACATGTATCAAGAACGCAAGCAACACAAAATCAGTTATACACAATATACTTTTGAAGTCTCTTAAAACTTTGAAATAAGACCATCCATGTTTAATTGTTTAGAGGGAAATGTATCTTTTAGCATATTTTGAACAAAAGTGTAAGATGAGAAGATGCAATACCTCTGGTCCATACACATCAGCTATTATGACTGGATCTAATATCCATTCATCCTCTCGTGGTGATCTCACACTGGGCAAAACAGAAAAAAACTGCTCTAGCATAAGCATACTCAAACATGGTTGTAAAATATGTTTTGAGGAAAGAAAAcatgtgtgtgcgtgtgtgtgtgtgtgtgagagagagagagagagagagagagagtaaatcTCGACGTACAGCCCTACCTAGTAGATATTAAAGGTGCATCCATTTTCTCCAGTATCGCCTTGCACACAGCATCATCTGGAACACGAACACCTACATTTGTTCTTGATGCATACTTGGAAGATGTAGTCCCATATCGTATACATTGTTTTGGCAGTGCTTTACTAGCAGTCAAAATGAAAGTATACTGTTACAGGAAGAAGTAGAATTACACTTTCAGATCTTTCAACGGAAAAAGGGAAGAACCAATCAAATTAGATACAATAATAAAACACATATTGTCTCACTTAGGAAGTACTTTAGTTTGTTATAGCAATAAAACAGCATAGCCAACCAGACTTACTGGACCAGGCAGGCATTGCTTGACAGCTCGAAAGATGTTTGCAAGACCTTGGCCATTGCCACGAGGAAATCCAGTAGTATATGTGTCAATGTCTTTGAATGAGCGGCATAGCAGACTAAGAGGCTGCAAAGTTACAAGAGATCAGCAAGCATAGATAAGACATGTATCGAACCAATGGCTAAACACAGTTAAATGGATGAACTGCAGCCCCCAATTTCAAGGGTGACCCAAAAGGGCAAGTCACGTAAGTTGTAATAGTCGTCAATTTTGGGATTTAGCATGTAACTGCTACTTGCCTTTGAAGGTTCTATATCCTTGATTCTGGAAACAAATCAGTAAATTTATTGTCACCAAAATAGGAAAGCAAAAGAATAGGACTGTAAGTCCGTAATCACGAACTTAAcaaattttataagaaaatcAACATCACCTACCTACGCAGACGTTCGATGGCTGAGTTGTTTCTCAAATCACAAGCTATTGCATACCTATTGATTAACAAAATGGAATAAGTCATAATTCTAGCTTTTCTTGTTTCAAGTGTGATTCTCTTACTATACATGATATGCTTCAATTTTTGAAAACAGGAATAAGAAGGTGTCAAGCAGAAGCATATACCTCATGCTAAGCACTACCCAGCACTACACGAAACTCAACATTAAATCCTATAGCTAACTATTTGCATAATTTAACAAACAAAATACAATTGGTGTGATTCATCATTAATATCAAGTGATTCTATACGATGTTTTTTCATCACAATTTCCTCAATATCCAATACAATTAGAATTCAACATTGAGTTCACGCGGTGAGAAATTGACATACACAGTATCGGTAGGGATAACTCCAACAGCTCCTTCCTTCAGTAGCTCAACGATCGAGTCCAATTTCCACGAGTCCGATCCGAACGGATCAACTTCGACGTACAACAATCCACCCTCCTGAAGCGGAAATAAGGTAAGGCAGTTCAATAATTGCACTTCCATTCACAAATTGATAGAATAACAGATTGAAAACCTTAGTGAAGCGAGGCGTGGAGTATTTGAGGCGTTTAGGGCTCTTCTTAACAGCTCCGAGCGCTACGAGACGACGAGAAATGGTTGAAGTTGACGGAGATGATACACGGCACGGGGTCGGTGTGGAATACCGCCGGAACGGTAGCGGTGCTGCGGCGGCTCCACCGAGTCGTCTGATTTCAACCGCCATTTTCTCCAGCTTGGCCGGAGAGGATAGCTTAAATGCAAAATcgagatattttattttatgaaattgtttttgGGGATTAAACAAATTCCCTTATAAATGAAGAATACGCCTCACGTTAATATACAGATTTTACTTTGAATGCATCGACATATTTTTAAATggtataattaatttaaaaattatgtaaTATCCAAACTGATTTATTGTATTTTTACATGtaacttttaattaaaataaataaaaagaagtcTGTGTAACTATATCTAGAGTGATCGAATATATGCTAGATTCTTCAGCATCTTACCACACATGAGAATAAAATTACAAGAATATATGCTAGATTCTTCAGCATCTTactaaaatcaatttaaatatatactattGTACAATAAAAGGCATTTCAATTCAATAATCAAGCTTTATTTTTTAGATTAAATGAGCTTGTGGATATTATAATAAACTTGTTTACCAAATTCACGTAAATATTATTCATATATCAAGTTCGTTGTCAATGCATATAGTAATGGTGAACACTTTGATTGGTTTATTGTCGATAATAGTATTAGCTTGGAAATTACATTTAATGTTAATATTGAGTTTCGAATAATATTAAATGATAGTTCAACTAAAAGATTGAAAGTCATCTGAATTAGATCATGATTTTATAGACAAGaaaatataagtttatatcataaggtttatttttctattatagaaaaataaaagaaaattaatattttttattaaataaaatgtaatacTATGTATATTCAATCAATAATTTCCGGTTTTTCCTAATTGAAATGTGGgctgtgttttgttttttttaatcgcCATACATGTGGATATAAGGAATAGCATATTCACATATATAAGATTCGATCAAACATCGGAATAAGTAagggaatttttttattgtactccGTATTTGTTGTGTTGGTTTACGAACATATGTTACTATGAAAGTATGTCATATTAACTGAACAAAATATTTGGAATTGGGTAATAATCCAATTCCTTCAAAGTTCAATTCCGTCTACTGAACGAACCCTTATATTGCCCCGGTGGCAGTATgctcgttttcgtctccggtgAACCTCAAGTTAATTCATTATATTCAAACAACTATTTTTGTCTAATGTGCTTTGTAATAGTGAACTGCTTAGCCTTGAGTAGTGATGGTAGGTTTGAAATTTCTTCTATACTTCCATCTCCATGCCCCAATCCTCTTACTTCTTCCctaatttttcttttaaatttcaaattgcCATACTACATAGTACTTAATACATCATGTTCTTCACCATCTACTTCACAGATAAAAGCAAGATATGATACACCAAAAAATACCACCAAACAACATATTggcaaaaaaatgaaaaccaaATAAAGCAAAACTAAGAAATCCTCAAGAGACACTCCACACATATAGCTAATCCAATACACGAAGCTGATCTAATCTACGCGTAGAGATGCACATCAAGAACGACGAGGAAGAGCATGAGAAGCAAACCATAGATAACCGTGTGAAGCAGCATCGATGCAACGCTAGTTTTCATGTTGAGAAAATCGACCGGCTTGTGTTTCCCGGGAAGCTGGATTAGCAATCCCGGCGACAAGAATGCAAACAGAGCTGTTCCTATCATCAGTGCCGCATAatccttcatttttttgttttttcaacccccctctctctctctctctcttctttgtGGAGAAGATGCTgtggaaaaagaaagaaagaaagaaacagcAGTTGGTGGATTGATGGTGCGATAATATAAAAAAGAGGGAGATTGTCTTTTTGGGCTTTAAAATTCATGTGGAGGGAGATAGATAATTTTCTACTTTACTTTATCACCCACTCTTaaggcatccacaatgggacggatgtcccggcagaCTTCcaaaaaacaccttctgccacgtcataaggacatctcactgcactgcaatttcataaggacatcccactacacaatgacggacatcccagggacatccacaaaaaataataaaaaatcgggGCGTTCGtcgtgtcaacgcaatggcggacgtcccggaaagccgcggaactccggtgtccgcagcggacgtccgtatccatATGCATGcggcctaatggcggacgtccggcacgccggttcgacgtccgccgggacatccgccattgtggatgctcttacatgTTTCTTAAAACTTCactttattatctttatttCTATACTATATCTATAAATGAAAGTGTAATGAAAATCTATAAACAGGTGAGAGTCATGAATAGTGTAATGAAAGTGCATTTTAATGCCAAATAATTGTGGATAATGCAGATATAAATGTTGAATTTTCAAGTGGCCAATATTGTCAATTTATCAATATTAGGAACATTATCATCTTATCATTATTAATACTATGTgggtttatttaattaaaattagcaCATTTAATATTGTTACACAATTTCAGCATATACCATGATTTAGGGGTGGATAAGACAAGAATAGTAACGGCGATAGTGGTGGCATTATTGTAGCCAAGTAGGTGACTCATGCTAAATTTTTCTATTTATCATCAATTTGCACCATCATGAAATATTGAAATGTCACACATTTTGCAATGTCAATCACATTAAATTTGATAATATGAGCTGCCACGAATTAAAATGCTTATTTGGGAATGGAACttccttgaaaaataaacatatCTGCACCAACTCCAATTATTATCtataatctttttattttctcacaTTATGTAAATATTTGATATATATAAATGTTGTAGGTGTATCGTATAATTTAGAAGATAGGGCCATTATCGAAACATTCCAACAGCTGGCTAAAACACAATTTTGgtcaaaatcaaaatacattTAATTTGCAATTAACGTCTTTTATATGGACAAAAGTGGAGAATATATTCTAGCTTTAACAAAACCTGCATAATTAGTAGTACCATTAAGTAATATAATTGGTTATTTTTaaagttaattaattataaattgacCAAAACATGACGATTTTTCCAGACAAGTCCAGGTAAGCGTATTATTCTTTGGTCTTGGTCTTCCTCTATAATCACACCCAACTAGTCTAGGAATATTATAAATAGAATAAATTCCATTGCACTTTAACTTATACTGTTACCTAATCAGTAATCACGTTCATATCAATCGAATAAGATGCGTTTGAGATTAAATTGAtacatttttctttaattaggATCAATCATAGTCTTTCCCATTTACTCTTGTTTATGATGTTTACTAGaatcataatttattaattgaatGAGAAACGTGTTACTACCTATACTGCAATTTATTGCAAAATTAAACTACACTT carries:
- the LOC121781049 gene encoding uncharacterized protein YciO, whose protein sequence is MAVEIRRLGGAAAAPLPFRRYSTPTPCRVSSPSTSTISRRLVALGAVKKSPKRLKYSTPRFTKEGGLLYVEVDPFGSDSWKLDSIVELLKEGAVGVIPTDTVYAIACDLRNNSAIERLRRIKDIEPSKPLSLLCRSFKDIDTYTTGFPRGNGQGLANIFRAVKQCLPGPYTFILTASKALPKQCIRYGTTSSKYASRTNVGVRVPDDAVCKAILEKMDAPLISTSVRSPREDEWILDPVIIADVYGPEGLDFVVAAGTRLAEPSTVVDMTGSSPQIIRQGKGPKQPWMVAEEEEDPSGKNAA